A single region of the Penaeus monodon isolate SGIC_2016 chromosome 18, NSTDA_Pmon_1, whole genome shotgun sequence genome encodes:
- the LOC119584649 gene encoding uncharacterized protein LOC119584649 has product MKVALSFTPTPPPEGAGRAVGVQLRVRTRGARDGLLIQLSSHHRRATFSLHKCVIIACILSITSGCDFTNIHIYELCNPLSVSTDIRLYSTSLASLTPLYLPNSNPCPMLCHGKLDGARVPPWAARDGRPERHASRAAHWVTGSGTPCGLSVTATTWWWAWTTATQGTRTPPSTLPSWHLPDGEEGGGPLPPAPAPLLVDKHDGVTVGGIPEFVGVNLVTVHDDLSDTCVEDIRVSGRPLPLPPAVNGTRWGQVTTLEHLEKGCDPPDPCLRTNCNPPLSCHANWDRATCSCGPGRQLVGRTCKDVDECTWQPCLHGGTCENRHPGYVCTCGPDHVGEQCQWAKLPPPHAAGGHPLTAPAAVVALTVSVLILVVLGVVFTIRLHRRRSSRGWAGEDGGNGEGRLKVVKVEAGDKGRKKKRKKILSQRSSKTSGKGRVKKNQDEAGDKEEEDDDEEEEEEKATGRERQEACGLTTGLAAAATVKGDAAHQTFLELLRLKVPTAEAGLHKTDTDDGGSLSVPSCLIGRDAGQHQHHLATGDDHNHDRCRSSSSSLQTSVLSNEGGDPVKIFGASAASHFLPGCLGAMDLLKNLPEGVTTTTWPTKCPEHQLRRSTTCPIPLQCPGSHGLPRPHPIDGSTCSTSIGRPVESSCTSLRKRPKGDSTLSFHKQSTESSTCNVVATTDGSTSVNLQVHTIENSPSNIRSLNMHPTGTIITSIPSSVIVSGASSAPSITTC; this is encoded by the exons ATGAAGGTAGCGCTGTCCTTCACGCCCACGCCGCCGCCCGAGGGAGCGGGGAGGGCGGTGGGCGTGCAGCTGCGGGTGAGGACGAGGGGCGCCAGGGACGGCCTCCTGATCCAGCTGTCTTCACACCATCGACGCGCCACCTTCTCCCTCCAC AAGTGCGTCATTATAGCATGTATCCTAAGCATCACGTCCGGATGCGACTTCACTAATATCCACATTTACGAGCTTTGCAACCCGCTTTCGGTGTCAACAGATATCCGACTCTATTCCACGTCGCTGGCTTCTCTAACGCCTTTGTACCTTCCGAATTCCAACCCTTGTCCGATGCTCTGCCACGGAAAGCTAGACGGTGCA CGTGTGCCTCCATGGGCGGCGCGGGATGGGCGGCCAGAGCGGCATGCGTCGAGGGCCGCCCACTGGGTGACGGGGAGTGGCACACCGTGTGGGCTGAGCGTCACGGCCACAACCTGGTGGTGGGCGTGGACGACGGCGACGCAGGGAACGAGAACGCCTCCATCCACTCTGCCTTCCTGGCACCTCCCTGACGGCGAGGAGGGCGGGGGGCCACTGCCGCCGGCGCCCGCGCCCCTCCTGGTGGACAAGCACGACGGGGTGACGGTGGGCGGGATCCCGGAATTCGTGGGCGTCAATCTCGTCACAGTGCACGATGATCTGAGCGACA CATGTGTCGAAGACATAAGAGTATCTGGACggcccctgcctctccccccggCAGTCAACGGCACTAGATGGGGTCAAGTCACCACCTTAGAGCATCTGGAGAAAGGTTGTGATCCTCCCGACCCCTGTCTTAGGACCAACTGCAATCCGCCTTTGAGCTGCCATGCCAACTGGGACCGCGCCACCTGTAG CTGCGGTCCGGGCAGGCAGCTGGTGGGACGCACGTGCAAAGACGTGGACGAGTGCACGTGGCAGCCGTGCCTTCACGGAGGTACGTGCGAGAATCGGCACCCAGGTTACGTGTGCACGTGCGGCCCGGATCACGTCGGGGAGCAGTGCCAGTGGGCCAAGCTGCCGCCTCCCCATGCCGCGGGAGGGCACCCTCTCACCGCGCCGGCTGCCGTGGTGGCCCTCACCGTGTCGGTTCTCATATTAG TGGTGCTCGGCGTGGTGTTCACTATACGCCTCCACCGACGGCGCTCCTCCCGAGGGTGGGCTGGCGAGGACGGTGGAAACGGCGAAGGAAGACTGAAGGTGGTGAAAGTGGAGGCGGGCgacaaagggaggaagaagaagaggaaaaagattctGAGCCAGCGCTCGTCCAAAACAAGCGGCAAGGGAAGGGTGAAGAAAAACCAGGACGAGGccggagataaagaagaggaagacgatgatgaggaggaggaggaagaaaaagcgacggggagggagagacaagaagcCTGTGGCCTGACAACGGGTTTGGCGGCTGCGGCGACCGTTAAGGGTGACGCGGCCCACCAGACATTTTTGGAACTTCTGCGGCTAAAAGTCCCTACGGCGGAGGCGGGGCTTCATAAAACAG acacagacgacGGAGGAAGCTTGTCTGTCCCATCTTGTCTCATAGGGAGGGACGCGGGGCAACATCAGCACCACCTGGCGACCGGAGACGACCATAATCACGACAGATGCAGGTCGTCCTCCTCCAGCCTCCAAACCTCAGTGTTGTCGA ACGAAGGGGGCGACCCAGTGAAGATCTTCGGCGCTAGTGCAGCCTCTCACTTCCTGCCGGGCTGCTTGGGGGCCATGGATTTACTGAAGAACCTTCCAGAAGGCGTTACTACAACCACCTGGCCCACCAAATGTCCTGAACACCAACTTAGGAGATCCACTACATGTCCTATCCCCCTGCAGTGTCCAGGGAGCCATGGATTGCCTCGTCCTCACCCGATAGATGGCAGCACTTGTTCCACCTCGATCGGACGACCAGTAGAAAGTAGCTGCACGAGTTTACGCAAACGGCCGAAAGGTGACAGCACTCTCAGCTTCCATAAACAGTCAACAGAGAGCAGTACGTGTAATGTCGTGGCCACGACAGATGGCAGCACCTCTGTAAACTTACAAGTGCACACAATAGAAAATAGCCCGAGTAATATTCGTAGTTTAAATATGCATCCGACGGGAACCATCATCACCTCCATTCCCAGTTCAGTTATAGTGTCAGGTGCGAGCAGTGCGCCTTCAATCACCACTTGTTAA